One genomic region from Amaranthus tricolor cultivar Red isolate AtriRed21 chromosome 12, ASM2621246v1, whole genome shotgun sequence encodes:
- the LOC130797169 gene encoding E3 ubiquitin-protein ligase ATL6-like, which translates to MNITKFTTHLFLLLVVLSQLTHAQSDSNGRNDPAYNAKFSPSMGIIIIVLIAALFFMGFFSIYIRHCSDETSTNGPVGRAIGSIRRSRRAPRGLDPEIIESFPTFDYAAVKSSKIGNGALECAVCLMEFEDEDTLRLIPKCDHVFHPDCIDAWLVGHTTCPVCRCNLSEITVGEPVNEVVVSVNEGAVREEEHSNEIDEVNDSMEQPLHGRMNRSRTMRNLSFGRPRWLGKISRSLSTGHVAVKKWENLERFTLRLPDDVRKQIMSGKLERTTSLVVLPRESSSRRGYRTGFGEGSSRSGRVDRIARSDRWVFSLAPPFFTRAPSIKSPKGAANLPTSSSRVGSLRGSVRGNSRQGSLRGAIQNELTHLPV; encoded by the coding sequence CTTCTCTTAGTCGTACTGAGTCAACTCACCCATGCTCAGTCCGATTCAAACGGGCGCAATGACCCGGCGTATAACGCCAAATTCAGCCCATCTATGGGCATTATCATAATCGTTCTAATCGCCGCTCTTTTCTTCATGGGTTTTTTCTCTATATATATCCGTCACTGCTCAGACGAAACATCTACAAATGGGCCAGTGGGTCGGGCAATCGGGTCGATAAGACGTTCACGTCGGGCCCCACGTGGGTTAGACCCAGAAATTATAGAAAGCTTCCCGACGTTCGATTATGCGGCGGTTAAATCCTCGAAAATCGGAAATGGCGCATTGGAATGTGCCGTTTGTTTAATGGAATTTGAGGATGAAGATACTTTACGATTAATCCCAAAATGTGACCACGTGTTTCATCCTGATTGCATAGACGCTTGGCTTGTGGGCCATACAACTTGTCCGGTATGTCGCTGTAATTTATCTGAAATCACCGTCGGAGAACCTGTAAACGAGGTCGTTGTATCTGTTAACGAAGGAGCAGTAAGAGAAGAAGAACATAGTAATGAAATTGATGAAGTAAATGATTCAATGGAACAGCCCTTACATGGAAGAATGAATAGGAGCCGTACGATGAGGAATCTATCATTTGGACGGCCTAGATGGTTAGGGAAGATTTCAAGATCATTATCAACTGGACACGTGGCGGTCAAAAAATGGGAGAATTTAGAGAGATTTACGCTAAGATTACCGGATGATGTAAGGAAACAAATAATGAGTGGGAAATTGGAGAGAACTACAAGTTTAGTTGTGTTACCAAGAGAAAGTAGTTCAAGAAGAGGTTATCGAACCGGGTTTGGTGAAGGGAGTAGTAGAAGTGGGCGGGTTGATCGAATCGCCCGGTCTGATAGATGGGTTTTTTCATTGGCGCCGCCTTTTTTTACTAGGGCTCCTTCTATAAAGTCTCCTAAAGGTGCGGCGAATTTGCCTACAAGTAGTAGCCGTGTTGGGTCATTGCGTGGCTCTGTTCGAGGGAATAGTCGGCAAGGGTCTTTAAGGGGAGCTATCCAAAATGAATTAACTCACCTACCAGTTTAA